A section of the Paralichthys olivaceus isolate ysfri-2021 chromosome 14, ASM2471397v2, whole genome shotgun sequence genome encodes:
- the prom2 gene encoding prominin-2, whose product MGLCESMRHVWRLRGSAGALRASVGAMLLGISLSQSGSLTTCAPAAAPLNLTELDYQDTIARDTGVRFMAPLVQSFLHTVQPNPFPRNLILKTIDSYPQVLSDPELIKEVLVYEVGFLVCAAIGILYIVLMPIVGFFLACCRCCGNCGGTMYQKQTSSINCRRRTLYWSTLFTTLIILAGNICMFKSNEAIKVSVDETPVQLNKTLDNIQNFLTVVPQQIHDVVNGSYKTIQKVTRNLDDIGPQLGTEIQERFKVTLDQALLPVRRLNQETRNISVELTELNSSLARLQSSTDRLQDNITDVKNRINRTLSRPNCLICQTLRPALQNLTLDISLTIPGLSTIQSAMDEVVRINLTARIQEVESYFNSIPQRVASETEDLVQKSKQLLGDIETQISQIATELPVSGLMNMRETLSNLHREINSVTAEVEKAEHIRWGVFVALCCVVLLVVVCNLLGLVLGPLGLTPSADPTKRSCTADCGGTFLMMGAGFSFLFSWLFMIVVVLLFLVGGNLYTMVCRPWNDGQLLKIIDSSDLTTQITEDLGLKTKVNFSEIYRDCEENKTVWTTFHLNEIINLEEILNVSKYTEQIKKQFENTDITLSTITLLSPEVKDQLGNLSSKVNGLDFSAIKQQINNASRINLNTTADELELAASKTDNVTGEELRNEANDLRQIQASIETTIIPQLENLNSSVKNLQSMTEKIEGTVGELLRNVGAAQDFLNTNTTEIVKTESRMFLDCQLGYFIAYADWANLTITQQVGRCQPVAGALDSVEIITCAYAVESLNAFWCSLGWCMIFFIPSIIFSIKLAKYYRRMMRSDVYDEHIVMNHIPRAHMKIT is encoded by the exons ATGGGGTTGTGTGAGAGTATGAGGCATGTGTGGAGGCTGCGGGGCAGTGCTGGAGCGCTGAGAGCCAGCGTTGGAGCGATGCTGCTGGGGATCAGCCTGTCCCAGTCGGGCTCCCTGACCACCTGTGCACCGGCTGCGGCCCCGCTGAACCTCACTGAGCTGGACTACCAGGACACAATAGCTAGGGACACCGGTGTGAGGTTTATGGCCCCTCTGGTTCAATCCTTTCTCCACACAGTCCAGCCGAACCCATTCCCTAGAA aTCTGATCTTGAAAACCATCGACAGTTATCCACAAGTGTTGTCAGATCCAGAGCTCATCAAAGAA GTCCTGGTGTATGAAGTGGGTTTCCTGGTATGTGCAGCGATTGGCATCCTGTACATCGTTCTGATGCCCATTGTCGGCTTCTTCCTGGCGTGCTGTCGCTGCTGTGGCAACTGCGGTGGGACGATGTACCAGAAGCAGACATCCTCCATCAACTGTCGCAGGAGAACTCTCTACTGGAGCACACTCTTCACCACACTTATTAtcct tgcTGGGAACATTTGCATGTTCAAAAGCAATGAAGCCATCAAAGTGAGTGTGGATGAAACTCCAGTGCAGCTCAACAAAACCTTAGACAACATCCAGAACTTCCTCACAGTTGTGCCTCAG caAATTCACGACGTGGTGAATGGGAGCTACAAAACCATACAAAAGGTCACCAGAAACCTAGACG ACATCGGGCCTCAGCTGGGAACAGAGATCCAGGAGCGATTCAAGGTAACTCTGGACCAGGCGCTGCTCCCTGTGAGACGGCTGAATCAAG AGACCAGAAACATCAGTGTTGAACTCACAGAGCTGAACTCATCATTGGCTCGGCTGCAGTCCAGCACGGACCGTCTCCAGGACAACATCACCGACGTTAAAAACCGCATCAATCGGACTTTATCCAGACCAAACTGTCTCATCTGTCAAACCCTGAGGCCAGCGCTACAGAACCTAACACTGGACATCTCTCTCACT ATCCCCGGCCTGAGCACAATCCAGTCTGCAATGGATGAAGTTGTCCGAATCAACCTCACAGCTAGAATCCAGGAG GTGGAGAGTTATTTCAACAGCATCCCCCAGAGGGTGGCCAGTGAAACCGAGGATTTGGTTCAAA aaagCAAGCAGCTGCTGGGTGACATAGAAACACAGATCTCCCAGATTGCAACTGAACTCCCTGTGTCCGGTCTGATGAACATGAGGGAGACTCTGAGCAACTTACACAGAGAAATCAACAGTGTCACCGCAGAGGTCGAGAAAGCCGAGCACATCAG ATGGGGTGTGTTTGTTGCCCTGTGCTGTGTGGTGCTCCTGGTAGTGGTGTGTAACCTCCTGGGTCTGGTTCTGGGCCCTCTGGGTCTGACACCCTCAGCAGATCCCACGAAGCGATCCTGCACGGCCGACTGTGGCGGCACCTTCCTCATGAT GGGTGCAGGGTTcagcttcctcttctcctgGCTGTTCATGATCGTGGTGGTGCTGTTGTTCCTTGTGGGTGGGAACCTTTACACGATGGTCTGTCGGCCCTGGAACGACGGACAACTGCTGAAG ATCATTGATTCTTCAGATTTAACTACACAGATAACTGAGGATTTAGGATTGAAAACTAAAGTCAATTTCTCTGAAATCTACAG AGACTGTGAGGAAAACAAGACTGTGTGGACAACATTCCATTTGAATGAAATCATAAACCTTGAAGAAATCCTCAATGTATCAAAA TACACAGAGCAGATCAAGAAGCAGTTTGAGAACACAGACATCACTCTGTCCACCATCACTCTCCTAAGCCCTGAAGTTAAAGACCAGCTCGGTAACCTCTCCTCCAAGGTCAATGGTCTGGACTTCTCAGCCATCAAACAGCAG ATTAACAACGCTTCCAGGATCAATCTGAACACAACAGCAGATGAACTTGAGTTGGCTGCCTCTAAG ACGGACAATGTAACTGGAGAAGAGCTGCGTAACGAGGCCAATGATCTGAGGCAGATTCAAGCCAGCATAGAAACAACCATCATCCCACAACTG GAAAACCTGAACTCGAGTGTGAAGAACCTTCAATCCATGACGGAGAAAATCGAA GGGACAGTGGGGGAGTTGCTGAGGAACGTGGGAGCAGCACAAGACTTCCTCAACACAAATACGACAGAGATTGTAAAGACC GAGAGCAGAATGTTTTTGGACTGTCAGCTGGGTTACTTCATTGCTTACGCTGACTGGGCCAACCTCACG ATCACACAGCAGGTGGGCCGGTGTCAGCCGGTAGCCGGAGCTCTGGACTCGGTGGAGATCATCACCTGCGCGTACGCGGTGGAGTCTCTG AATGCGTTCTGGTGCAGTCTGGGCTGGTGCATGATCTTCTTCATCCCCAGCATCATATTTTCC